The following are from one region of the Nicotiana tomentosiformis chromosome 7, ASM39032v3, whole genome shotgun sequence genome:
- the LOC138895258 gene encoding uncharacterized protein: MPEVPKYDGTSDPQEYITTYTTSVKGNDLAPHGIESVLLKNIGETLTRGALTWYSLLPEHSMDSFEMLTDSFIKAHAGARKVQARKSDIFRIAQRESELLRRFVSRFQKERMLLLVVPNEWVAEAFTKGLNPISSYASRKLKESLLEFQATTWADVHNRYESKIRIEDDQVDFPSSAKGWERSKEKMKDDVDSNRRVSRGRFLPC, from the coding sequence atgcctgaagtgccaaaaTACGATGGGACTTCAGATCCACAAGAGTACATCACCACCTACACAACAtcagtgaaaggaaatgatctggCTCCTCATGGAATTGagtctgtattattgaaaaacaTTGGTGAGACTCTCACAAGGGGGGCCTTGACATGGTACTCATTATTGCCTGAGCATTCCATGGATTCCTTCGAAATGCTCACAGATTCgttcatcaaggcccatgccggtgctagaaaggtacaagcccgaaaatccgacatattcaggatcgcgcaGCGAGAGTCTGAATTATTACGAAGGTTCGTTAGCCGGTTCCAAAAGGAAAGGATGTTGTTACTGGTTGTCCCGAACGAATGGGTAGCTGAAGCGTTCACGAAAGGTTTAAACCCGATAAGTTCATATGCTTCccggaagttgaaggaaagtctgctcgagtttcaagcaacaacttgggcagatgtccacaaccggtacgagtcaaagattaggatcgaagatgatcaggttgACTTCCCGTCATCAGCAAAGGGATGGGAGAGGAGCAAGGAAAAAATGAAAGACGATGTCGACTCAAATAGACGAGTTTCAAGGGGCCGGTTTCTACCCTGCTAG